The following proteins are co-located in the Vidua macroura isolate BioBank_ID:100142 chromosome 1, ASM2450914v1, whole genome shotgun sequence genome:
- the RNF182 gene encoding E3 ubiquitin-protein ligase RNF182 codes for MTSQLPEESMETQSSDELECKICYNRYNLRQRKPKVLECCHRVCAKCLCKIIDFGDSPQGVIVCPFCRFETCLPDDEVSSLPDDNNILLNLACGGKGKKCLPDNPTELLLTPKRLASLVSPSHTSSNCLVITIMEVQRESPQTLNSTPVVEFYRPTSFDSVATVSHNWTVWNCTSLLFQTSIRVLVWLLGLLYFSSLPLGIYLLVSKKVTLGVVFVSLVPSSLVILMIYGFCQCVCHEVLDCMSS; via the coding sequence ATGACCAGTCAGCTACCAGAGGAGTCCATGGAGACCCAGAGCTCAGATGAGCTTGAGTGCAAGATCTGTTACAACCGCTATAACCTGCGGCAGAGAAAACCAAAAGTGCTGGAGTGCTGTCACAGAGTGTGTGCCAAATGCCTTTGCAAGATCATAGACTTTGGTGACTCCCCACAAGGAGTCATAGTGTGCCCATTCTGCAGGTTTGAAACGTGCCTGCCAGACGATGAGGTTAGTAGTCTTCCTGATGACAACAACATCCTTCTGAATTTAGCTtgtgggggaaagggaaagaagtgCCTACCAGACAACCCAACAGAACTATTGTTGACTCCCAAGAGGCTGGCATCTCTGGTTAGCCCTTCTCACACCTCTTCTAACTGCCTGGTTATAACAATCATGGAAGTACAAAGAGAAAGTCCCCAGACTCTGAACTCAACCCCCGTGGTGGAATTTTACAGGCCTACAAGTTTTGACTCTGTTGCAACTGTGTCCCACAACTGGACAGTGTGGAACTGCACGTCTTTGCTCTTCCAGACCTCAATTCGGGTGCTAGTGTGGTTGCTAGGGCTGCTGTATTTTAGCTCCTTGCCTTTAGGGATTTATTTACTGGTATCCAAGAAAGTCACCCTTGGGGTTGTCTTTGTAAGCCTTGTTCCTTCGAGCCTTGTTATTCTCATGATTTATGGCTTTTGCCAGTGTGTTTGCCATGAAGTTCTAGACTGCATGTCATCTTGA